One genomic region from Streptomyces sp. Li-HN-5-11 encodes:
- the glgX gene encoding glycogen debranching protein GlgX has translation MQVWPGEAYPLGATYDGAGTNFAVFTEAADRVELCLLHDDGSETAVELRESDAFVRHAYVPGIMPGQRYGYRVHGPYAPARGLRCNSAKLLLDPYARAISGSIRWGEEVYGYHFDDPDRRNDLDSAPHTMTSVVVNPYFDWGDDRPPRRGYHETVIYEAHVKGLTMRHPGLPEELRGTYAALAHPAIIEHLTELGVTALELMPVHQFVNDHRLVDMGLNNYWGYNTIGFFAPHNAYASWGDRGQQVLEFKSAVRALHEAGIEVILDVVYNHTAEGNHLGPTLSFRGIDNPQYYRLADDPHYYTDTTGTGNSLLMRSPHVLQLIMDSLRYWVTDMHVDGFRFDLAATLARQFHEVDRLSSFFDLVQQDPVVSQVKLIAEPWDVGEGGYQVGNFPPLWTEWNGKYRDTVRDLWRGEPRALAEFASRLTGSSDLYQSDGRRPLASINFVTCHDGFTLRDLVSYNDKHNEANGEDNRDGESHNRSWNCGVEGESDDPEVLGLRARQMRNFIATLMLSQGVPMISHGDEFARTQNGNNNAYCQDSELSWVRWPEPGEHGGDPLEFTRAMAGLRREHPVFRRRRFFHGRPVEGTHDDLSDIAWFTPEGREMTQQDWDSAQASALTVFLNGNAISEPGQRGERITDDSFLLMFNAAPEPLDFVVPVDHGRQWQVVVDTARTDPVPPGTGPKVHAGDRLTLRDRSLTVLQRPA, from the coding sequence ATGCAGGTCTGGCCTGGAGAGGCGTATCCGCTCGGCGCCACGTACGACGGCGCCGGAACCAACTTCGCGGTCTTCACGGAGGCCGCGGACCGAGTAGAGCTGTGTCTGCTGCACGACGACGGCTCGGAGACGGCGGTGGAACTGCGGGAGAGCGACGCGTTCGTCCGGCACGCGTACGTGCCGGGCATCATGCCGGGGCAGCGGTACGGATACCGGGTGCACGGTCCGTACGCGCCGGCGCGCGGGCTGCGCTGCAACTCCGCGAAGCTCCTGCTCGACCCGTACGCGCGCGCGATCAGCGGCTCGATCCGGTGGGGCGAGGAGGTGTACGGCTACCACTTCGACGACCCCGACCGGCGCAACGACCTGGACTCGGCGCCGCACACGATGACGTCGGTCGTGGTCAACCCGTACTTCGACTGGGGCGACGACCGGCCGCCGCGGCGCGGGTACCACGAGACGGTGATCTACGAGGCCCATGTGAAGGGCCTCACCATGCGGCACCCGGGGCTGCCCGAGGAGCTGCGCGGCACGTACGCGGCGCTGGCGCACCCGGCGATCATCGAGCACCTGACGGAGCTCGGGGTCACGGCGCTGGAGCTGATGCCCGTACACCAGTTCGTGAACGATCATCGCCTGGTCGACATGGGCCTGAACAACTACTGGGGCTACAACACGATCGGCTTCTTCGCCCCGCACAACGCCTACGCCTCCTGGGGCGACCGCGGCCAGCAGGTCCTGGAGTTCAAGTCGGCCGTCCGCGCGCTGCACGAGGCCGGGATCGAGGTCATCCTCGACGTGGTCTACAACCACACCGCCGAGGGCAACCATCTGGGGCCGACGCTGTCGTTCCGGGGCATCGACAACCCGCAGTACTACCGTCTCGCGGACGACCCGCACTACTACACGGACACCACGGGCACCGGGAACTCCCTGCTCATGCGGTCCCCGCACGTACTGCAGCTGATCATGGACTCGCTGCGCTACTGGGTCACCGACATGCACGTCGACGGTTTCCGCTTCGACCTGGCGGCGACCCTGGCGAGGCAGTTCCACGAGGTGGACCGGCTGTCGTCGTTCTTCGACCTGGTGCAGCAGGACCCGGTGGTGTCCCAGGTCAAGCTGATCGCCGAGCCCTGGGACGTGGGCGAGGGCGGCTACCAGGTGGGGAACTTCCCGCCGCTGTGGACCGAGTGGAACGGCAAGTACCGGGACACCGTCCGGGACCTGTGGCGGGGCGAACCGCGGGCGCTCGCGGAGTTCGCCTCCCGGCTGACCGGGTCCTCCGACCTCTACCAGTCCGACGGCCGCCGCCCGCTGGCCTCGATCAACTTCGTGACCTGCCACGACGGCTTCACGCTGCGCGACCTCGTGTCGTACAACGACAAGCACAACGAGGCCAACGGCGAGGACAACCGGGACGGCGAGAGCCACAACCGGTCGTGGAACTGCGGGGTCGAGGGCGAGAGCGACGACCCGGAGGTGCTCGGGCTGCGCGCCCGGCAGATGCGGAACTTCATCGCCACGCTGATGCTGTCCCAGGGCGTTCCGATGATCAGCCACGGCGACGAGTTCGCGCGCACCCAGAACGGCAACAACAACGCCTACTGCCAGGACAGCGAGCTGTCCTGGGTGCGCTGGCCGGAGCCCGGCGAGCACGGCGGCGACCCGCTGGAGTTCACGCGGGCGATGGCCGGGCTGCGCCGGGAGCACCCGGTCTTCCGCCGGCGCCGCTTCTTCCACGGGCGACCGGTGGAGGGAACGCACGACGATCTGTCCGACATCGCCTGGTTCACCCCGGAGGGCAGGGAGATGACCCAGCAGGACTGGGACTCGGCGCAGGCCTCCGCGCTCACCGTGTTCCTCAACGGCAACGCGATCTCGGAGCCCGGCCAGCGCGGCGAGCGGATCACCGACGACTCCTTCCTGCTGATGTTCAACGCCGCGCCCGAGCCGCTGGACTTCGTCGTGCCGGTCGATCACGGACGGCAGTGGCAGGTGGTGGTCGACACCGCCCGCACGGACCCGGTTCCGCCGGGCACCGGCCCGAAGGTGCATGCCGGAGACCGCCTGACCCTGAGAGACCGGAGCCTGACCGTCCTCCAGCGCCCGGCGTAG
- a CDS encoding Tat pathway signal sequence domain protein, with product MRTIVHRHLGKVVAGAAMAVAGTAALVAITLPGTAGADESGGAAGGASARQAAQGQAGAVPPGVVEQAPAEGRRGTGSDPLTDDEMTRAEQAALDPGLLGAGRNVDGGRGPQRLGAQLAAPAAGELDDPRAPRRADVTFYDYRDDTVVTKTVNLDTGKVEHTGTQHGVQPPASREENTEAARILIADPLGAGLRADYRDATGKQLTAPGQLLLDSMVYRASPGAQPAVLDQCGEHRCVRLFPKIGNGAWIDARSLVIDLSARKVGKLGA from the coding sequence GTGCGCACCATAGTGCACCGCCACCTGGGGAAGGTGGTGGCCGGTGCGGCCATGGCGGTGGCCGGGACGGCCGCCCTGGTCGCGATCACCCTGCCGGGCACGGCGGGGGCCGACGAATCGGGAGGGGCCGCCGGCGGTGCGTCCGCCCGGCAGGCGGCCCAGGGGCAGGCCGGCGCGGTCCCGCCCGGCGTCGTCGAGCAGGCCCCGGCGGAGGGAAGAAGGGGAACGGGCAGTGACCCGCTCACCGACGACGAGATGACACGGGCGGAGCAGGCGGCCCTGGACCCCGGACTGCTCGGCGCCGGCCGGAACGTCGACGGAGGCCGCGGCCCGCAGCGCCTCGGCGCGCAGCTCGCCGCACCCGCGGCCGGCGAGCTCGACGACCCGCGCGCGCCCCGGCGCGCCGACGTCACGTTCTACGACTACCGCGACGACACCGTCGTCACCAAGACGGTGAACCTCGACACCGGAAAGGTCGAGCACACCGGCACCCAGCACGGCGTCCAGCCCCCGGCGAGCCGCGAGGAGAACACCGAGGCCGCCCGGATCCTGATCGCCGACCCGCTCGGCGCGGGCCTGCGCGCCGACTACCGGGACGCCACCGGAAAGCAGCTGACCGCGCCCGGCCAGCTGCTCCTGGACAGCATGGTCTACCGGGCCTCCCCGGGCGCCCAGCCGGCCGTGCTCGACCAGTGCGGCGAGCACCGCTGCGTACGGCTCTTCCCGAAGATCGGGAACGGGGCGTGGATCGACGCCCGGTCCCTGGTGATCGACCTCAGCGCCCGCAAGGTCGGCAAGCTCGGCGCCTGA
- a CDS encoding copper amine oxidase: MPVNRISPARRRAALGLSLAALAAGLTTGAGPAEARPKPAAAPVPAADCSMAYRIEQKLATGTTWRMCWHYEKEAGLVLDHVSYQPPGESRPIKVLASAKLAQIHVPYDDGSNEYSDLTEAGFGQNLMDLAPAECPGGTIKTVKVPEAWDTAHQRVKGLCTTTRARGHAYRMQSDTANKVYQAQGKDLLVYTVNQVGWYEYITEWRFQDDGTIHMNVGATGSLSPFDYDAGDGRGWPIGKGASSYATSHSHNVFWRLDFDLDGSSKGRVEQYDSVVSPPAHGQQGPTEKTTLTKVTKELAGDAMNSRWWRVVSASGKNKDDHARSYEIVPGPTTEYLGRPFTKHDVYFTEYNPCEQFASDNLPNCGAGHGTSVDTWVNGQTLTHPVVWVNVGFHHIARDEDQQPMPVHWQGFSIAPRDVTAMNPLTPPALADQNGHTHDGS, from the coding sequence ATGCCCGTCAACAGAATCAGCCCTGCCCGCCGGCGGGCGGCGCTCGGCCTGTCCCTGGCCGCCCTGGCCGCCGGCCTGACCACCGGCGCCGGACCGGCCGAGGCCCGGCCGAAGCCCGCCGCCGCGCCCGTCCCGGCCGCCGACTGCAGCATGGCGTACCGCATCGAGCAGAAGCTGGCCACCGGCACCACCTGGCGGATGTGCTGGCACTACGAGAAGGAGGCCGGGCTCGTCCTGGACCACGTCTCCTACCAGCCCCCGGGCGAATCCCGCCCGATCAAGGTGCTGGCCAGCGCCAAGCTCGCCCAGATCCACGTGCCCTACGACGACGGCAGCAACGAGTACAGCGACCTCACCGAGGCCGGCTTCGGCCAGAACCTGATGGACCTGGCGCCCGCCGAGTGCCCCGGCGGCACCATCAAGACGGTGAAGGTCCCCGAGGCGTGGGACACGGCGCACCAGCGGGTCAAGGGCCTGTGCACGACGACCCGCGCACGCGGCCACGCCTACCGCATGCAGTCCGACACGGCGAACAAGGTCTACCAGGCACAGGGCAAGGACCTGCTCGTCTACACCGTCAACCAGGTCGGCTGGTACGAGTACATCACCGAGTGGCGTTTCCAGGACGACGGCACCATCCACATGAACGTCGGCGCCACCGGCAGCCTCTCGCCCTTCGACTACGACGCCGGCGACGGCCGCGGCTGGCCCATCGGCAAGGGCGCCAGTTCCTACGCCACCAGTCACAGCCACAACGTCTTCTGGCGCCTCGACTTCGACCTGGACGGCTCCTCCAAGGGCCGCGTCGAGCAGTACGACTCCGTGGTCAGCCCGCCCGCGCACGGACAGCAGGGGCCGACCGAGAAGACAACCCTCACCAAGGTCACCAAGGAGCTCGCGGGCGACGCCATGAACAGCCGCTGGTGGCGCGTCGTCAGCGCGAGCGGGAAGAACAAGGACGACCACGCCCGCTCCTACGAGATCGTGCCCGGCCCCACCACCGAGTACCTGGGCCGACCCTTCACCAAGCACGACGTCTACTTCACCGAGTACAACCCCTGCGAGCAGTTCGCCAGCGACAACCTGCCCAACTGCGGCGCCGGACACGGGACGTCCGTCGACACCTGGGTCAACGGCCAGACTCTCACTCACCCGGTGGTGTGGGTGAACGTCGGCTTCCACCACATCGCCCGCGACGAGGACCAGCAGCCCATGCCCGTGCACTGGCAGGGCTTCTCCATCGCGCCGCGTGACGTGACCGCTATGAATCCGCTCACTCCGCCCGCCCTGGCCGATCAGAACGGGCATACGCACGACGGAAGTTGA